GAGCACCATAATTTTGCCATGTCACAAATCGGGGGCTGATGCCCCCTCAACCATCCGTAACAGTCGGAGCAAGAGTTGGTTTCGCCGCCGGCTAGAGTTTTTGTTAGCTTATTCTTCGCAGCCTTAAGAAAGGACAGTCGATGTTTAAAAGTAAATTTGAGGACAACGAAGTCGATATTTCAATGAAGAGAGAAACCATTGAACAGCTCACCCAGAACGGGATCAACTACGTCGAAGTTTTCCGTCTGATCGAAAGCTTTGCCCAGAAGCTCCTGGTCACCAGGGAAGACACCGAACTGCGGATGGAAAACGAAGACACTCAGGCCACAATCGACATCACCATTACCTGGGATCACGAAGCCAAAAAAGTCCATATCGACGTCCTGGATGTCAATCTCAACAAAATGACTCCGAAAGAGATGCCGAGCATGCCCAAAGGCTCCAAGGTGAATCTGGCTCAGTCCGGTGCCGAACCGAACCAGCAACCTGCTGTCGACCCGTCAAAATTGAACTGATTGCATCAGGAAGACACGGATCGGCAAACACATGTCCATTCAGCACCCAGTGACCAACCGCCAAGCGATCCTGCTGTTCGTTCAGGAGTATCGCAAGGAGCGGAAACGTTTCGGCTTCGGCAGCCAGATGGACCGTTCCATCCATCAAGCGCTGCTGTCCCGGACCTTTGCTGTGGTGCGCGAATTCCAAGACGTCGATATCCTCGTCGTCAAGAACGGCACGGTCCCGCTCCTGGACAACGCCATTGATCTGCCGGAACGCGGCCATGATTTTAACAGCCGCTTCAAATATGCCCTGGAGGACGCTTTTGCGCTGGGCTACCAGCGGATTGTCGCCGTCGGGGGCGATATCCCAACCCTGACGGCTGGCGATATCCGCCAGGCTTTGGCGCGGGAAGAATTGGTTATCGGGCCGACCTTTGACGGCGGTTTTTACCTGGCCGCCTTGACCCGGGCAGATATCCCCCTGTTCGATCACCTCCCCTGGCGGCAGCCCAATCTTTTCGAACAACTGCTGAACAGGCTGCAGACCTCTGCCCGGCCTTCCTACCAGCTGACCAGGCGCGGTGATATCGACCGCATCGCCGATGCACGACGGACCGCCAGCCTGCTCATCCGTCTGGTCCGCCAGTGGTGTGGCGCAGCTGCACATCGCCGGCGGTGCCATGCCTTGAACCAGACCCTGTTTCCTCCCAATCGCATTCCCGAACCGCTGTTCAGTTCCCTCCCACCACCAGCGCTGAACTTTTTGCCCCACTGAAATTTTCTCTGCCGCGGATCCGTTTCCCCGCCCTGCGCCCTGTTTAAAGTTTGCCCAGGAGAGTGCCTGCAACGGTCTGCGGCAAACGGATGAGTGCGCGCAAGCAGCCCGTCGTTTACCTAAACGGCCATTGCAGCAACTCTTCAGTGAACAGCAACCAGCTATCGGTCACGTCACGCTCATGACCCGCACTGGCGAGCAGGCCCTGGTCGCCAAATTCACCGGCAGCGAACCCAAGGCCAGGTTGAAAACTCAGCGAGCGCCATGCTGATCTTGAATACGCGGGTGCAGACTAGCCCCGGCCGGCCGCAGCCGACTTATCGATTCTGCGAACCGGTTGCGCAATAGCAGTCACAACCGCCTTGAAAAGGATACGCCATGAAAAATTCACACTATTTATTGCTTTTTGCCGGCCTGCTCGGGATACTCCTGACCGGCACCCCGCCAGCCGCCCGTGCCGCCACAGGCCCAAAAGCGCTAAGACTGGTCTATTCCCACAAAGTCTGTTACGAACCCTTCATTATTGCCAAGGCCAACGGCTATTTTGCGGAAGAGGGGCTCAAGGTCGAGGTTAAACTGGTCAACGGCGGCATCCTGGCGGCGGAAAGTCTGCTGACCGGTTCCGCGGATGTGGCCGCCATGGGCGATGCTCCTTTTCTGATCGCCGCCTCCCGCAGTAACACTGTCCGGTTGCTGTCCAGTTATGGCGGTGGCAGTAAAATGCACCGGGTCATCGCCCGCCGCAACATCACCGGCATTCAGCAGCTGGAAGGAGCCCGGGTCGGCATTCAGATGGGCTCCAGCACCTACGGAGCGTTTCTGGCCTGGTGCCAACAGGTCGGGCTGGAACCGGGCAAAATCCACTTTGTGTCCTTAAGTCCGCTGGATATGCCCCAGGCCATGCAGACCGGACAACTCGATGCCATGGCCGGCAGCGAACCCTGGCCCAGCAATGTCGAAGCCACGGCCGGCGCTCAAGTTCATGAACTGACCGATTTCAGTGCTCTGCACAACAGCTTTCCGCTGCTGGTGGCCGCTTCGGCAAACGCCCTGGAGCAACGCCGGGATGATCTGGATGCCCTGCTGCGGGCGCTGGCCAAGGCGGTCCGTTTCATGGAACAGCAGCCGGACCAGGCGGTCAAAATCCTCGCCGCCGCCATTGGCCTGCCGGAGCCCCAGCAACGTCGTTGTACCTATCAGCTGGCCTGGGGGGTTGGCTTCACCCAACAGGATCATAACAGCTTGCTGATGACCGCCCGCGATCTGAAAAGCCTGGGCAAAATCGATCGTATTCCTGCAATCAGCGCCTACTTACAGACCGCCGCAGCTCAACCGTAAGGATCAGACCATGAGCTATTTTTCCCGTTATCAACCCCTTGAATTCGAGGGGACAACCATCTTTGTCGACCCGCTGCAACCGGACTGGTTTATCGCGTCCGAGCAGGCGACCGCAGCCATCAGTGCTGAGTTGGAGCAGCAGCCGTTAGTCCTGGATCAGGCGCAAAGCTATGCATTTGCCCAGCTGCAGGAACGCTTTTCCCACCAGCAGCAAACTCCATTGCGCGGCCGGGCCGAGGTCAAGCAACTGGCGGAGCTGAAAGAATGCTGGCTGCATATCACCAATCGCTGCAATATGCAGTGCAGCCATTGCCTGTTCGCATCCGGCGACGGAGATGCTGCCGAACTGCCCTATGAGGATTTGTGTGCGGCGGTCGATCAGGCCTATGCTCTGGGCTGCCGGATTTTTTATTTCACCGGCGGCGAGCCCCTCATCTACCCCCGTTTCAGCGAGATCTGCGAACGGATTCTGCAAGATGCCGCCTGCCATATCGTCATTCTCACCAACGGGCGGGCCTTGTCTTCCCTGGACTCCTGGCTTTCGCGCCAGGATCGCACCCGGTTGCATTTTCAGATCAGTATCGACGGCCTGCGGGAAAACCATGAAGCCCTGCGTGGCGCGGGCAGCTTTGCCGAATTGGAGCAGACCCTGCACCAGTTGCAGCAAACCGGGCTCAACGCAACCCTGTCCATGTCCGTCAATCGCAATAATGTTGAGGAGATGGTCGAAGTCGTCCGCTTTGCGGCCGAACACGGGATCAGCAACCTGCATTTCATGTGGCTGTTCATCAAGGGGAAGGCGGAGCAGAGCCTGTTTGTGCCACCGCAGGAGATTTTCCGTCACGCCTGTGCCGCCTACGAACTGGCGACCAGGCTGGACGTTACCATCGACAATTTCGATATCATGAAAAGCCAGGTTTTCAATTTTCCCGGCATCCGCATGGATCTGAGCAATTCCTGCTGGGAAAGCCTGACCGTCGGG
This genomic window from Pelobacter seleniigenes DSM 18267 contains:
- a CDS encoding TIGR04282 family arsenosugar biosynthesis glycosyltransferase, with amino-acid sequence MSIQHPVTNRQAILLFVQEYRKERKRFGFGSQMDRSIHQALLSRTFAVVREFQDVDILVVKNGTVPLLDNAIDLPERGHDFNSRFKYALEDAFALGYQRIVAVGGDIPTLTAGDIRQALAREELVIGPTFDGGFYLAALTRADIPLFDHLPWRQPNLFEQLLNRLQTSARPSYQLTRRGDIDRIADARRTASLLIRLVRQWCGAAAHRRRCHALNQTLFPPNRIPEPLFSSLPPPALNFLPH
- a CDS encoding ABC transporter substrate-binding protein; the protein is MKNSHYLLLFAGLLGILLTGTPPAARAATGPKALRLVYSHKVCYEPFIIAKANGYFAEEGLKVEVKLVNGGILAAESLLTGSADVAAMGDAPFLIAASRSNTVRLLSSYGGGSKMHRVIARRNITGIQQLEGARVGIQMGSSTYGAFLAWCQQVGLEPGKIHFVSLSPLDMPQAMQTGQLDAMAGSEPWPSNVEATAGAQVHELTDFSALHNSFPLLVAASANALEQRRDDLDALLRALAKAVRFMEQQPDQAVKILAAAIGLPEPQQRRCTYQLAWGVGFTQQDHNSLLMTARDLKSLGKIDRIPAISAYLQTAAAQP